ACAGATTATATAAAGTAACGACCTTGCGCTGTCCAGAGTGTCGAGAAGGAGTACAATGGTGACACAGGAGGCGCAAGCGAATGGATACCAAGGAACCGCATCGTCACTGGACCGCCGAGCAGAAGCTCAAGATCGTGCAGGAGGGTCGCCAGTCGGGGCAGATGGTGAGCGAGGTATGCCGTCGCTACCAGATCGCCCCACGGCTCTTCTACCTCTGGGAAAAGCAGGCGCAACAGGGAGCCCTGGAAGCGCTGCAGAACCGGAGGCCGGGTCGCAAGACGAACGACGCAACCACGGCGCTCGAGAACGAGATCGATCGGCTGCGTATGGTGGTAGTCGAACTGAGCAGCGAGAATCTGGAGCTCAAAAGGGGGCTCTGCTACCCAGATACAGCCACTACAGCGCTACGGACAAG
This genomic interval from Chloroflexi bacterium ADurb.Bin180 contains the following:
- a CDS encoding IS2 repressor TnpA, whose amino-acid sequence is MDTKEPHRHWTAEQKLKIVQEGRQSGQMVSEVCRRYQIAPRLFYLWEKQAQQGALEALQNRRPGRKTNDATTALENEIDRLRMVVVELSSENLELKRGLCYPDTATTALRTRNRS